One Lactobacillus crispatus DNA segment encodes these proteins:
- the lgt gene encoding prolipoprotein diacylglyceryl transferase yields the protein MTNLVINPVAFHLGNLSVKWYGIIMAVAIVLACWMAINEGKKRQIIPDDFVDLLLWAVPLGYVGARIYYVIFEWGYYSQHPEQIIAIWNGGIAIYGGLIAGLIVLLIFCYKRMLPPFLMLDIIAPGVMAAQILGRWGNFVNQEAHGAPTTLHFLQSLHLPQFIIEQMKIGGTYYQPTFLYESFFNLIGLILILSLRHKKHLFKQGEVFMTYLLWYSVVRFFVEGMRTDSLYIFGIIRVSQALSLILFIATIILWIYRRKVVKPKWYLDGSGLKYPYSRD from the coding sequence ATGACTAATTTAGTAATTAATCCGGTGGCCTTTCATTTAGGGAATTTAAGTGTCAAATGGTATGGCATCATTATGGCAGTAGCCATTGTGTTAGCTTGCTGGATGGCGATTAACGAAGGAAAAAAACGTCAAATTATTCCAGATGATTTTGTCGATTTGCTATTGTGGGCAGTACCGTTAGGGTATGTTGGAGCACGTATTTATTATGTGATTTTTGAATGGGGTTATTATTCACAGCATCCCGAGCAAATTATTGCGATTTGGAATGGTGGGATTGCGATTTATGGTGGTTTAATTGCCGGCTTAATTGTGCTGTTGATTTTCTGTTATAAACGAATGCTACCTCCATTTTTAATGCTGGATATCATTGCTCCTGGAGTCATGGCAGCTCAGATTTTGGGGCGCTGGGGTAATTTTGTTAATCAAGAGGCGCACGGCGCACCAACTACTCTTCATTTTTTACAAAGCTTACACTTACCACAATTTATTATTGAGCAAATGAAAATAGGTGGGACGTATTATCAACCAACTTTTTTGTACGAATCATTTTTTAATTTGATTGGCTTAATCTTAATTCTATCCTTGCGTCATAAAAAACATCTCTTCAAGCAGGGAGAAGTTTTCATGACCTATCTTCTTTGGTATAGTGTAGTAAGGTTCTTCGTTGAAGGAATGAGGACAGATAGTCTGTATATTTTTGGTATAATACGAGTATCACAGGCATTAAGTTTAATCCTCTTTATTGCTACAATTATTTTATGGATTTATCGGCGGAAAGTCGTTAAGCCAAAATGGTATTTGGATGGTAGTGGATTAAAATACCCGTATTCAAGAGATTAG
- a CDS encoding NAD(P)H-dependent glycerol-3-phosphate dehydrogenase — MIKIAVLGNGSWGSVLGSMLADNGNDVTLYGNIDSVNEEINAHHTNSHYMKDWKLNENTKATGDLEAALDGAELVLFVLPTKAVRIVAKNVRKVLDKTGAKPLLVTATKGIEPGSKKLISEILTEEIYPDDEDKIVAISGPSHAENVAQKDLTAIACASTNEENAKRVQELFSNDYVRFYTNDDLVGVEVGGAVKNVIAIAAGILVGQGYGDDAKAALMTRGLAEITRLGVQYFGAKPMTFSGLSGIGDLIVTCTSVNSRNWRAGKQIGEGKTLDYVLKNMGQVVEGATTVKAVHELCEEKGIDMPISEAIYRVLYEDADVDTEIKKMMGREPKPEIRL, encoded by the coding sequence ATGATAAAGATTGCAGTTTTAGGTAATGGTTCATGGGGTTCAGTATTGGGTTCAATGTTAGCCGATAATGGTAACGATGTAACTCTTTACGGTAACATTGATAGTGTTAATGAAGAAATTAACGCTCACCACACCAATAGCCATTATATGAAGGATTGGAAATTAAATGAGAATACCAAGGCTACTGGTGATTTGGAAGCAGCTCTTGATGGGGCAGAACTTGTTTTATTTGTTTTGCCAACTAAGGCAGTTAGAATCGTTGCTAAAAACGTACGCAAGGTTTTAGATAAGACGGGTGCTAAGCCACTGTTAGTTACTGCAACTAAAGGGATTGAACCAGGCAGTAAGAAGCTTATTTCTGAAATTTTAACTGAAGAAATTTATCCAGATGATGAAGATAAGATTGTTGCAATTTCAGGTCCTAGTCACGCAGAAAATGTTGCTCAAAAAGATTTAACCGCGATTGCATGTGCATCAACTAATGAAGAAAATGCTAAGCGGGTACAAGAATTGTTCTCCAATGACTACGTTCGTTTCTACACTAACGATGATTTAGTAGGTGTAGAAGTTGGTGGTGCCGTTAAGAACGTAATTGCGATTGCTGCAGGTATTTTAGTAGGCCAAGGATATGGTGATGACGCCAAAGCTGCCTTGATGACTAGAGGTTTAGCAGAAATCACTCGTTTGGGTGTGCAATACTTTGGTGCTAAGCCAATGACCTTCTCAGGCTTGTCAGGTATTGGTGACTTAATTGTAACTTGTACTTCAGTAAACTCACGTAATTGGCGTGCTGGTAAACAAATCGGCGAAGGCAAGACTTTAGATTACGTTTTGAAAAATATGGGACAAGTTGTCGAAGGCGCTACTACTGTTAAAGCTGTTCACGAATTATGTGAAGAAAAGGGCATTGATATGCCAATTTCAGAGGCAATCTACCGTGTTCTTTATGAAGATGCTGATGTTGATACAGAAATTAAGAAAATGATGGGTAGAGAACCAAAGCCTGAAATTCGTTTATAA
- the hprK gene encoding HPr(Ser) kinase/phosphatase: MADEVRLSKLIQDNQSILEVYQGQEYIKDEEIYVSDIYRPGLELTGYFDFYPAQRIQLLGRTEISYAARLDHDIRMHVFNKMCTKATPCFLISRSLPVPEELTTAAEEHKIPILRTRESTTYISSILTEYLRARLAKRTSIHGVLVEIKGMGVLLTGASGVGKSETALGLVQRGHRLIADDRVDAFQKDHNTVVGEAPKILKHLMEIRGIGIIDVMNLFGAGAVKNRTEIQLVINLVNWDPKANYDRLGFQENTREICNVPIPQVNIPVKVGRNIEIIIEVAAMNFRAKKMGYDATQTFDNNLTSLISEHSKEDTNKVPHND, encoded by the coding sequence ATGGCTGATGAAGTTAGATTAAGCAAATTGATCCAGGACAATCAGAGTATCCTTGAAGTTTACCAAGGACAGGAATATATCAAAGATGAAGAAATTTATGTTTCTGATATTTATCGCCCTGGATTAGAATTAACTGGTTATTTTGATTTTTATCCTGCGCAACGAATTCAGTTATTGGGTCGGACAGAAATTTCATATGCGGCACGCTTGGACCATGATATTAGAATGCATGTCTTTAACAAAATGTGTACTAAGGCTACACCGTGTTTTTTGATTTCTCGATCTTTGCCTGTACCGGAAGAATTAACTACGGCAGCAGAGGAACACAAAATCCCAATTTTGCGTACAAGAGAGTCAACTACCTATATATCCAGTATTTTAACTGAATACTTGCGTGCTCGTTTAGCCAAAAGAACCAGCATTCATGGTGTTTTAGTTGAAATCAAAGGGATGGGTGTGCTGTTAACTGGTGCATCTGGTGTTGGTAAGTCTGAAACTGCTTTGGGATTAGTTCAAAGAGGACACAGATTAATTGCGGATGATCGAGTAGATGCTTTTCAAAAAGACCATAATACCGTTGTGGGTGAAGCACCAAAGATCTTAAAGCACTTAATGGAGATCAGAGGAATTGGCATTATTGATGTGATGAATTTATTTGGTGCCGGTGCCGTAAAAAATAGAACGGAAATCCAACTGGTAATTAATTTGGTTAATTGGGATCCAAAAGCTAATTATGATCGCCTAGGTTTTCAAGAAAATACGCGTGAAATCTGCAATGTACCAATTCCACAGGTTAATATTCCAGTTAAGGTTGGACGCAATATTGAAATTATTATTGAAGTTGCAGCGATGAACTTCAGAGCTAAGAAGATGGGCTATGATGCAACTCAAACTTTTGATAATAATTTGACTAGTCTGATTTCAGAGCACTCAAAAGAAGATACGAATAAGGTGCCGCATAATGACTAA
- the uvrB gene encoding excinuclease ABC subunit UvrB — MIKRQKNRKFELVSKFKPAGDQEQAIDKLTAGFKKGYKEQILEGATGTGKTFTMANIIAKLNKPTLVITHNKTLVGQLYGEFKSFFPNNAVEYFVSYYDYYQPEAYVPQSDTYIEKDSAINDEIDQLRHATTSALMERNDVVVVASVSCIYGLGDPKEYARSVLMIHEGEEYDRNTLLRDLVNIQYDRNDIDFQRGRFRVRGDVVEVFPAGNSNHAYRIEFFGDEIDRIVEVDSLTGEVIGERESISLFPATHFMTNDEQLRRALGAISKEMKLQVKKFEGEGKLLEAERIKQRTTYDMEMMGEVGYTNGIENYSRHMEGRKAGEPPYTLLDFFPDDFLILIDESHATMPEIRAMYNGDRNRKQTLIDYGFRLPSALDNRPLKLSEFEKHVNQILYVSATPGDYELERTDHKVEQIIRPTGLLDPKIEVRPIEGQIDDLVGEINKRIDRHERVFVTTLTKKMAEDLTDYLKDLGIKVRYLHSDIKTLERMQILRDLRLGKFDVLIGINLLREGIDVPEVSLVAILDADKEGFLRAYRPLVQTMGRAARNANGEVIMYADTITDSMRAAIKATKRRRKIQMEFNKEHGITPKTIIKPIQDVISITKPSSEKEEKSDSFADLNFDELTAKQKKTMISNLQEQMQEAAKKLDFEEAANLRDAIMELQKSSRKPKTRKGKNFNGK; from the coding sequence ATGATTAAACGACAAAAAAATCGCAAATTTGAATTAGTATCAAAGTTTAAACCAGCCGGTGATCAAGAGCAAGCTATTGATAAACTGACTGCTGGATTTAAAAAAGGATATAAAGAACAGATTCTGGAAGGTGCAACTGGTACTGGGAAAACTTTCACCATGGCCAATATTATTGCTAAGCTGAATAAGCCTACATTAGTTATTACGCATAATAAGACCTTGGTAGGGCAGCTATATGGTGAGTTTAAAAGTTTCTTTCCTAATAATGCAGTTGAATATTTTGTTTCATACTATGATTATTATCAGCCAGAAGCTTACGTTCCACAATCAGACACTTATATTGAAAAGGATTCGGCAATCAATGATGAAATTGATCAGTTGCGGCATGCTACTACCTCAGCTTTAATGGAGCGTAATGACGTAGTAGTTGTTGCTTCGGTTTCTTGTATCTATGGTTTGGGTGATCCTAAAGAGTATGCGCGCAGTGTCTTGATGATCCATGAAGGCGAAGAATATGACCGTAATACCTTGTTGCGTGATTTGGTAAATATTCAATATGATCGTAATGATATTGACTTTCAACGCGGTCGTTTTCGGGTCCGCGGGGATGTAGTTGAGGTCTTTCCAGCCGGCAATTCTAATCATGCTTATCGAATTGAATTCTTTGGTGATGAAATTGATCGCATTGTTGAAGTTGATTCGTTAACCGGTGAGGTGATCGGTGAGCGTGAGAGTATTTCGCTTTTCCCAGCTACGCACTTTATGACCAATGACGAGCAATTGCGGCGAGCTTTGGGAGCAATTTCTAAAGAGATGAAATTGCAGGTTAAAAAGTTCGAAGGCGAAGGCAAATTGCTTGAAGCTGAAAGAATCAAGCAACGTACTACCTATGATATGGAAATGATGGGTGAAGTTGGCTATACCAACGGAATTGAAAACTATTCAAGGCATATGGAAGGACGAAAAGCAGGAGAGCCACCGTATACTTTGTTGGACTTCTTCCCAGATGATTTCTTAATTTTAATTGACGAATCACATGCTACTATGCCTGAAATTAGAGCAATGTACAATGGTGACCGTAATCGTAAGCAAACCTTGATTGACTATGGTTTCCGTTTGCCATCTGCACTTGATAACCGTCCATTAAAGCTATCCGAATTTGAAAAGCATGTTAATCAAATTTTGTATGTCTCAGCTACCCCAGGTGATTATGAACTTGAACGAACAGATCATAAGGTTGAACAAATTATTCGACCAACCGGATTGCTTGATCCCAAGATTGAAGTAAGGCCAATTGAGGGGCAAATTGATGATTTAGTTGGCGAAATTAATAAACGGATTGACCGTCATGAACGAGTCTTTGTTACTACTTTGACCAAAAAAATGGCGGAAGACTTAACCGATTATTTGAAGGACTTAGGAATTAAAGTACGTTATTTGCACTCTGATATTAAGACGCTGGAAAGAATGCAAATTTTGCGTGACTTACGGTTAGGTAAGTTCGATGTCTTAATTGGAATTAACCTGTTGCGGGAAGGAATCGATGTACCGGAAGTTTCACTGGTAGCAATTCTGGATGCAGATAAGGAAGGCTTCTTGAGAGCATATCGGCCGCTGGTTCAGACTATGGGACGGGCCGCCCGTAATGCCAATGGTGAAGTAATCATGTATGCTGATACGATTACTGATTCCATGAGAGCAGCGATTAAAGCTACCAAGCGTCGGCGTAAAATTCAGATGGAATTTAACAAGGAGCATGGCATAACGCCTAAGACAATCATTAAGCCGATTCAAGACGTAATTTCGATTACTAAACCGTCGAGTGAAAAAGAAGAAAAATCTGATAGTTTTGCAGATCTTAATTTTGATGAATTGACGGCTAAGCAAAAGAAGACAATGATTAGCAACTTGCAAGAGCAAATGCAAGAAGCAGCTAAGAAGCTTGACTTTGAAGAAGCTGCTAACTTGCGGGATGCAATTATGGAATTGCAAAAATCATCAAGAAAACCGAAGACAAGAAAAGGAAAGAATTTTAATGGCAAATGA
- the prfB gene encoding peptide chain release factor 2 (programmed frameshift) encodes MEISEIQSVLDELKKRLNHFRGSLDLDAIDESIEINENKMAQPDFWNNQEKAQKLISETNRLKEKRDSFLKLQTSYEDETTAVELLREEPDPDLQKEVEADLATLQEDFHNYELDLLLSGKYDSHNALMEIHPGAGGTEAMDWGQMLLRMYQRYCDTAGFKFEINDYEPGEEAGLKSVSARIVGKNAYGMLKSENGVHRLVRISPFDAAKRRHTSFASVEVIPEVDDSIQIDIDPKDLRIDVYRSSGAGGQHINKTSSAVRITHLPTGIVTTSQAQRSQLQNRETAMNELRAKLFHLEEEKKRKQKQALKGDQKEIGWGSQIRSYVFHPYNLVKDLRTGHETADAQGVMDGKLQPFIYSYLQWLLSQENPD; translated from the exons ATGGAAATTAGTGAAATTCAAAGTGTGTTAGATGAACTAAAAAAACGTCTAAATCACTTTAGGGGGTCTCTT GACTTAGATGCGATTGATGAAAGCATCGAAATTAATGAAAACAAGATGGCGCAGCCTGATTTTTGGAATAACCAGGAAAAAGCGCAAAAATTAATTAGTGAAACCAACCGATTAAAGGAAAAACGTGATTCATTTTTAAAATTGCAAACTAGCTACGAAGACGAAACTACTGCGGTTGAACTTTTGCGTGAAGAACCAGATCCTGACTTGCAAAAAGAAGTTGAAGCGGATCTAGCTACGCTGCAAGAAGATTTTCATAATTATGAGTTAGACCTGCTCTTGTCGGGTAAGTATGATAGCCATAATGCTTTGATGGAAATTCACCCTGGTGCTGGCGGTACAGAAGCGATGGACTGGGGACAGATGCTTCTAAGAATGTATCAACGTTATTGTGATACAGCTGGTTTTAAATTTGAAATCAACGATTATGAGCCTGGTGAAGAAGCTGGGCTGAAGAGCGTTAGTGCGCGAATTGTAGGTAAAAATGCTTACGGAATGCTTAAATCAGAAAATGGTGTCCATCGTTTGGTTAGAATTTCGCCATTTGATGCGGCTAAAAGACGGCATACATCATTTGCTTCTGTAGAAGTGATTCCAGAAGTTGATGACAGTATTCAAATTGATATTGATCCTAAGGATTTACGGATTGATGTTTACCGCTCTAGTGGTGCTGGTGGGCAGCATATTAATAAAACTTCTAGTGCCGTTAGAATTACGCACTTACCAACAGGAATTGTGACTACGTCTCAGGCACAGCGTTCACAATTGCAAAACCGTGAAACTGCGATGAATGAATTAAGAGCAAAGCTTTTTCACTTAGAAGAAGAAAAAAAGCGTAAGCAAAAGCAGGCTCTGAAAGGCGATCAAAAGGAGATTGGCTGGGGATCACAAATTAGGTCATATGTTTTCCATCCTTACAACCTAGTGAAAGATTTGCGGACAGGTCATGAAACAGCTGACGCTCAAGGAGTAATGGACGGAAAATTGCAACCGTTTATTTATTCCTATTTACAGTGGTTGCTTAGTCAAGAGAATCCAGATTAG
- a CDS encoding phospho-sugar mutase, which translates to MDAKEIYTEWQKATNLPDYLKDQLNTLGKDEKWIEDAFGQDINFGTAGMRGRLEPGTNRINLFTVGRVTEGLARLIEENGADAKKRGVAISFDSRYHSREFAEHAARVLGAHGIHVYLFDDLRPTPELSYAVRHLHTFAGINITASHNAKQYNGYKVYGEDGAQMAPDNADRLFAYAQKVTDIFAVKAAPVKELRANGTLQLIGEDVDEDYLNELKQVTVDPEMVKANADKLKIIYTPLHGTGKMLYDRAFRQGGFDNVIPVPSQSIIDPEFPTTIKPNPEYRDVFEPGFKLANKVNANVIIATDPDADRMGAAVRKTDGDFQVLTGNQIATLMAYYLLAHMKENGQLTPDYEIVTSVVSSALPFKIAEDFGIKTKHVLTGFKYIGEEVDRMNKAGDAKFLMGFEESYGYLFKPFARDKDAMQGALMFAEVASYYASRGMTVFDGLQEIWQKYGVAYEITRAIEMPGIGGQKKMAELMSKLRNEHLTEIGGSKVLKIQDFLQKETIENGKKTPLEGFPESNVLKYFLDDETWVALRPSGTEPVIKAYVGVNKKDIATAEKAAEDYQKALADLLK; encoded by the coding sequence ATGGACGCTAAAGAAATTTATACAGAATGGCAAAAAGCTACTAATTTACCAGATTATTTAAAAGATCAATTAAATACTTTGGGCAAGGATGAAAAATGGATCGAAGATGCCTTTGGACAGGATATTAATTTTGGTACTGCGGGGATGCGTGGTCGTCTTGAACCCGGTACCAACCGGATTAACTTGTTTACTGTAGGTCGAGTAACTGAAGGCTTAGCTCGTTTAATTGAAGAAAATGGTGCTGATGCTAAAAAGCGTGGGGTAGCTATTTCCTTTGATTCAAGATATCACTCAAGAGAGTTTGCAGAACATGCTGCCAGAGTTTTAGGTGCACACGGAATTCATGTTTACTTATTTGATGATTTAAGACCGACACCAGAACTTTCATATGCAGTACGTCATTTGCATACTTTCGCTGGAATTAATATCACTGCTTCACACAATGCTAAGCAATACAATGGCTATAAAGTTTACGGTGAAGATGGTGCACAAATGGCACCAGATAATGCAGATCGACTTTTTGCTTATGCTCAAAAAGTAACTGATATTTTTGCTGTCAAGGCTGCACCAGTAAAAGAATTGCGTGCTAATGGCACCTTGCAGTTAATAGGTGAAGATGTTGATGAAGATTACTTGAATGAATTGAAGCAAGTAACTGTTGATCCAGAGATGGTTAAGGCCAACGCTGACAAGTTAAAGATCATTTATACTCCACTTCATGGTACAGGCAAGATGCTTTATGATCGTGCTTTCAGACAAGGCGGCTTTGATAATGTGATTCCTGTGCCAAGTCAATCAATCATTGATCCAGAATTTCCAACCACAATTAAGCCTAATCCAGAATACCGTGATGTTTTTGAACCTGGTTTTAAGTTGGCAAATAAGGTAAATGCTAATGTCATTATTGCTACTGACCCGGATGCTGATAGAATGGGTGCAGCAGTTAGAAAAACTGATGGTGATTTCCAAGTTTTGACTGGTAACCAAATTGCTACTTTGATGGCTTACTACCTATTGGCTCATATGAAGGAAAATGGTCAATTAACCCCTGATTATGAGATCGTTACTTCAGTTGTTTCTAGTGCTTTGCCATTTAAGATTGCAGAGGACTTTGGTATTAAGACTAAGCATGTTTTGACGGGCTTTAAGTACATTGGTGAAGAAGTTGACCGGATGAATAAAGCTGGTGATGCTAAGTTCTTGATGGGCTTTGAAGAAAGCTATGGCTATTTGTTTAAACCATTTGCTCGTGATAAGGATGCCATGCAGGGTGCATTGATGTTTGCCGAAGTTGCTTCATACTATGCTTCACGTGGGATGACTGTCTTTGATGGTTTGCAAGAAATTTGGCAAAAGTATGGCGTTGCTTATGAAATTACCCGTGCAATTGAAATGCCAGGTATTGGTGGTCAAAAGAAGATGGCCGAATTAATGAGCAAGTTGCGTAATGAGCACTTAACCGAAATCGGCGGTAGTAAAGTGCTTAAGATTCAAGATTTCTTGCAAAAAGAAACTATTGAAAATGGTAAGAAGACACCATTAGAAGGGTTCCCAGAATCTAATGTGTTGAAGTACTTCTTAGATGATGAAACCTGGGTAGCACTTCGCCCATCAGGTACTGAACCAGTAATTAAGGCCTATGTTGGTGTAAACAAAAAAGACATTGCTACTGCAGAAAAGGCAGCTGAAGATTATCAAAAGGCTTTAGCAGATTTACTTAAATAA
- the trxB gene encoding thioredoxin-disulfide reductase produces MADKYDVIIIGAGPGGMTAGLYAARANLKILVLDRGPYGGQMNNTDAIDNYPGFSEIKGPELSQKMYDTMMKFEPDYKYGNVQSVELDGEDKLVKTDDGNEYRAPIVIIATGSDHKHLNVPGEEEYSGKGVSYCAVCDAAFFKDEDVAVIGGGDSAIEEGIYLSQLAKSVTVIHRRDQLRAQPTLQKRAFANKKMHFIWNAQTEEILGDDMKVTGVKYRDKETGAEKEIPVAGVFIYVGVLPQTEPFKDLGILDDHGWIVTDDHMETKVPGIFALGDVRQKDLRQIANAVGEGSVAGQAAYNYYQDLQDKKN; encoded by the coding sequence ATGGCTGATAAATACGACGTAATTATTATTGGTGCAGGTCCTGGTGGAATGACTGCTGGCTTATATGCTGCGCGTGCTAACTTAAAGATTCTTGTTCTTGATCGCGGTCCCTATGGCGGTCAAATGAACAATACTGATGCTATCGACAATTATCCTGGTTTTTCTGAAATCAAAGGTCCAGAACTTAGTCAAAAGATGTACGACACAATGATGAAGTTTGAACCAGATTATAAGTATGGCAACGTACAAAGTGTTGAACTCGATGGCGAGGATAAGTTAGTTAAAACTGATGATGGCAATGAGTATCGTGCACCGATCGTAATTATTGCTACAGGTTCAGATCATAAGCATTTGAATGTGCCTGGAGAAGAAGAATATTCAGGCAAAGGTGTTTCATATTGTGCCGTCTGCGATGCCGCTTTCTTTAAAGATGAAGATGTAGCTGTCATCGGTGGTGGTGATTCAGCAATTGAAGAAGGAATTTATCTTTCACAATTAGCTAAGAGCGTTACAGTTATTCACCGCCGTGATCAATTGCGAGCACAACCAACTTTGCAAAAGCGTGCATTTGCAAACAAGAAGATGCATTTCATTTGGAATGCACAAACTGAAGAAATCTTAGGCGATGACATGAAAGTCACAGGGGTTAAGTACCGCGATAAGGAAACTGGTGCCGAAAAAGAAATTCCAGTTGCTGGTGTCTTTATTTACGTGGGTGTTTTACCACAAACTGAACCTTTTAAGGATCTTGGTATCTTGGATGACCATGGTTGGATTGTAACTGATGATCATATGGAAACTAAGGTGCCTGGTATCTTTGCTTTAGGTGATGTTCGTCAAAAAGATTTACGCCAAATTGCTAATGCAGTTGGTGAAGGTAGTGTAGCTGGTCAAGCTGCATATAATTACTACCAAGACTTACAAGACAAGAAAAATTAA
- a CDS encoding IS256 family transposase has translation MNDFTKDFAQALFNPDKINDLLRKELQQAVNNLLEAELTAFLGYDPYARNGWNTGNSRNGAYFRKVDTQFGPIEVQVPRDRNGQFHQHTLPDYKQHSDVLESTIIKLYSKGVTTREIADLIEKMYGSHYSPAQVSNISKQMLPKIEAYHKRKLSDKFFCVYLDATYLPLRRETFEREAVYIAIGIKPNGHKEVIDYCIAPSENIEVWTEMLQNMKSRGLKQVELFLSDGVVGMKTALARTYPKAHFQRCLVHVMRNICAKVRVDDREKIMNEFKQIHQQTSKKEAAAVLHKFYAKWNKAYSHVIKGLKEIEPDLLVFYNYPKQIRASIYSTNMIESFNNVIKRKAKPKAEFPTEQSLDAFIGIQAMSYNDRYFNRIHKGFGQVQDTLESYFD, from the coding sequence ATGAATGATTTTACCAAAGATTTTGCTCAAGCTCTATTCAATCCAGACAAAATAAATGATTTATTGCGCAAAGAGCTACAACAGGCTGTTAATAACTTGCTAGAAGCTGAGTTGACTGCCTTTCTAGGCTATGATCCCTATGCCAGAAATGGCTGGAATACTGGCAATTCTAGAAATGGTGCTTATTTCCGCAAGGTTGATACCCAGTTTGGACCAATTGAAGTGCAAGTGCCTCGAGACCGCAACGGTCAGTTTCATCAGCACACGCTGCCTGACTACAAGCAGCACTCTGATGTTTTGGAAAGCACGATTATCAAGCTATACTCCAAAGGCGTAACTACCAGAGAAATCGCTGACTTGATTGAGAAAATGTATGGCAGTCATTATAGTCCAGCTCAAGTATCAAATATTTCCAAGCAGATGCTCCCCAAGATTGAGGCTTATCACAAGCGCAAGCTAAGCGACAAGTTTTTCTGTGTCTATTTGGATGCGACATACCTTCCTTTGCGCCGAGAAACGTTTGAGCGTGAAGCAGTATATATTGCCATTGGCATTAAACCTAATGGACATAAGGAAGTCATTGACTACTGCATTGCTCCTAGTGAGAACATTGAAGTTTGGACAGAGATGCTTCAAAACATGAAGTCCAGAGGCTTGAAGCAAGTTGAGCTTTTTCTTTCTGATGGTGTTGTTGGCATGAAAACAGCCTTGGCCAGGACTTATCCTAAAGCTCATTTTCAACGCTGCCTGGTTCATGTCATGCGCAATATCTGCGCTAAAGTACGCGTCGACGATCGTGAAAAGATCATGAACGAATTCAAGCAGATACATCAACAGACAAGCAAAAAAGAAGCTGCAGCTGTCTTGCACAAATTCTATGCCAAATGGAATAAAGCTTATAGCCATGTCATCAAAGGTTTGAAGGAAATTGAGCCCGATCTGCTAGTCTTCTACAATTATCCCAAACAAATCAGAGCTTCAATTTATTCAACCAATATGATTGAATCCTTTAACAACGTCATCAAGCGTAAAGCTAAGCCTAAGGCAGAATTTCCAACTGAACAGTCGCTTGATGCATTTATTGGCATCCAGGCAATGAGCTACAATGACCGTTATTTCAATCGAATTCATAAAGGCTTTGGTCAGGTTCAGGACACCTTAGAATCCTACTTTGATTAA